Below is a genomic region from Candidatus Methylomirabilis sp..
CCAGGCATCTGGACGATGGAGAGTAGCGCGTCGAGACCCTTGAGCGAGCTGGAGGCCAGTGGCACACCGATGACCGGGAGCGTCGTCTGGCCCGCGATAACGCCCGCGAGGTGCGCCGCGGCGCCGGCGCCGGCGATGATCACCTTGATTCCTCGCGCCTCGGCTTGCCGGACATAGTCCAGCGTCGCGTGAAGGGAACGATGGGCGGAGCTGATTTTGAGTTCGAACGGGATCCCGAATCGCTCCAGCGACTTGGCGGTGAGTTCCATCACTGCCAGATCGGAGTCGCTGCCCATGACGATCCCGACTAGGGGGTACGTGGCCATACTGTTATGAAACCCTGGCGAGGGCGCGAACACCGATGTCGGTCCGGTAGTGTGCGCCTTCCCAATGGATCTTCTTCACCGCCCGGTAGGTGGTAGCGATCGCCCCCGGGATGTCTCGTCCGAGGCCGGTGATACCCAGGACCCGTCCGCCGCCTGTAACGACTTGGCCTTTCGTGCGGTTTGTCCCGGCGTGGAAGATCATGACGCCAGGCTC
It encodes:
- the purE gene encoding 5-(carboxyamino)imidazole ribonucleotide mutase yields the protein MATYPLVGIVMGSDSDLAVMELTAKSLERFGIPFELKISSAHRSLHATLDYVRQAEARGIKVIIAGAGAAAHLAGVIAGQTTLPVIGVPLASSSLKGLDALLSIVQMPGGVPVATMAIGEAGAKNAAILAAEILALSDEALRVKLRSFKEALASEVEEKDRTLQKHRS